In one window of Oncorhynchus kisutch isolate 150728-3 linkage group LG16, Okis_V2, whole genome shotgun sequence DNA:
- the LOC109906734 gene encoding ubiquitin-like-specific protease 1C isoform X3, which yields MYGWVVDGLSSLFEPITGQKHSGWPGLNVGGEIDSQRQDSNARPTKRNYQSIHVSGNVSQSEPVAIKRRRKDIISFVKKTVAGVAGLLRLRDPLSPASERNRRYTGSQGPVGLMGIDELHTSWMSSSDWKMEKPTVGGERGGLGLLQGASPPLRKHSGSVLGPGNPDRGRDGDEPQRRSLQLLPSRPTLGVGIGTGPRSSDLLPPTPNRTHRQCLAVEEALKESDKEHYRRLLEMVSDKYSKSQPLPFTRTKPQGATFTQDGHRMAILGRTYESVTPKTGPLRANPSVYMWRDTSSAKQTRDMRGELWLSKPLSAAVDTQPASNATQKQPELDLSAEVAARLNLVDREKPTHTDTLNSAEELPRFSKEMAVEVINFYLSLVMIHSSSAGQGLKVYSFSTFFFPKLHGGGHSAVKRWTKAVDLFQYDIILVPLHLGVHWSLAVINFNSRTVRSYDSMGQRHDDICSLLLLYLREEHKARKNQDLDACKWTVGSLRASEIPQQKNGSDCGVFACKYADYIAQGRPLNFRQCHMPLFRKLMIWEILNQRLL from the exons ATGTACGGATGGGTAGTTGACGGACTATCGTCGCTTTTCGAGCCTATAACCGGGCAAAAACATTCCGGTTGGCCTGGTTTGAACGTTGGCGGGGAGATAGACTCGCAACGGCAGGATAGCAACGCCAGGCCAACCAAAAGGAACTACCAGAG CATTCATGTTTCAGGAAATGTTAGCCAGAGTGAACCAGTGGCGATCAAGAGACGGAGAAAAG ACATCATTAGTTTTGTGAAGAAGACTGTAGCAGGGGTGGCTGGGCTGCTGAGACTGAGGGACCCACTGTCTCCTGCCAGTGAGAGAAACAGAAGGTACACAGGAAGCCAG GGCCCCGTGGGCCTGATGGGAATAGATGAACTCCACACCTCATGGATGAGCAGCTCTGACTGGAAAATGG AGAAACCAACagtaggaggggagaggggggggctgGGCCTCCTCCAGGGAGCCTCTCCCCCTCTGAGAAAACACAG TGGCTCAGTGCTGGGTCCAGGGAACCCAGAccgagggagagacggagacgaGCCCCAGAGACGCTCCCTCCAGCTCCTGCCCAGTCGGCCTACCCTGGGGGTGGGGATTGGGACAGGACCCCGCAGCTCAGACCTACTCCCGCCCACCCCTAACCGCACCCACAGACAGTGCTTGGCAGTGGAGGAG GCTCTGAAGGAGAGTGATAAGGAGCACTACAGACGGCTTCTGGAGATGGTGTCCGATAAATACAGCAAGAGCCAACCGCTGCCCTTCACCCGCACCAAACCCCAGGG GGCAACATTTACACAGGATGGACATAGAATGGCCATTTTGGGAAGAACCTATGAGTCTGTGACCCCAAAGACAGGACCTCTCAGAG CCAACCCCAGTGTGTATATGTGGAGAGATACATCCTCAGCCAAACAAACCAGAGACATGAGAGGAGAGTTGTGGCTCAGTAAGCCTCTCAGCGCAGCTGTGGATACACAACCTGCCAGTAATGCAACG cagaAGCAGCCAGAGCTGGATCTCTCTGCAGAGGTGGCAGCAAGACTCAACCTGGTTGACAGAGAGAagccaacacacactgacacactcaacAGTGCTGAGGAGCTCCCCAGGTTCAGCAAG GAGATGGCTGTGGAG gtgattAACTTCTACCTGTCCCTAGTAATGATTCATAGCAGTAGTGCGGGGCAAGGGCTGAAGGTCTACTCCTTCAGTACTTTCTTCTTCCCCAAACTTCATGGAGGGGGGCACTCCGCCGTGAAGCGATGGACCAAAGCTGTGGACCTCTTCCAGTATGACATCATCCTGGTTCCGCTGCACCTGGGAGTCCACTGGTCACTGGCT GTGATAAACTTTAACTCCAGGACCGTGAGGTCCTATGACTCTATGGGACAGAGACATGACGACATCTGCAGCCTCTTACT GCTGTACCTGAGAGAGGAGCACAAGGCCAGGAAGAACCAAGATCTGGACGCGTGCAAGTGGACAGTGGGCAGCTTGAGGGCCAGC gagatcCCTCAACAGAAGAATGGCAGTGATTGTGGAGTGTTTGCCTGTAAATATGCTGACTATATCGCCCAGGGGCGGCCTCTCAACTTCCGACAG TGTCACATGCCCCTGTTCAGGAAGCTGATGATCTGGGAGATTCTCAACCAGAGGCTTCTGTAA
- the LOC109906734 gene encoding sentrin-specific protease 2 isoform X2, translating into MYGWVVDGLSSLFEPITGQKHSGWPGLNVGGEIDSQRQDSNARPTKRNYQSIHVSGNVSQSEPVAIKRRRKDIISFVKKTVAGVAGLLRLRDPLSPASERNRRYTGSQGPVGLMGIDELHTSWMSSSDWKMEKPTVGGERGGLGLLQGASPPLRKHSGSVLGPGNPDRGRDGDEPQRRSLQLLPSRPTLGVGIGTGPRSSDLLPPTPNRTHRQCLAVEEALKESDKEHYRRLLEMVSDKYSKSQPLPFTRTKPQGATFTQDGHRMAILGRTYESVTPKTGPLRANPSVYMWRDTSSAKQTRDMRGELWLSKPLSAAVDTQPASNATKQPELDLSAEVAARLNLVDREKPTHTDTLNSAEELPRFSKEMAVEVSRALSQRDPNLVLSSAFKLCITQRDLASLQEGSWLNDEVINFYLSLVMIHSSSAGQGLKVYSFSTFFFPKLHGGGHSAVKRWTKAVDLFQYDIILVPLHLGVHWSLAVINFNSRTVRSYDSMGQRHDDICSLLLLYLREEHKARKNQDLDACKWTVGSLRASEIPQQKNGSDCGVFACKYADYIAQGRPLNFRQCHMPLFRKLMIWEILNQRLL; encoded by the exons ATGTACGGATGGGTAGTTGACGGACTATCGTCGCTTTTCGAGCCTATAACCGGGCAAAAACATTCCGGTTGGCCTGGTTTGAACGTTGGCGGGGAGATAGACTCGCAACGGCAGGATAGCAACGCCAGGCCAACCAAAAGGAACTACCAGAG CATTCATGTTTCAGGAAATGTTAGCCAGAGTGAACCAGTGGCGATCAAGAGACGGAGAAAAG ACATCATTAGTTTTGTGAAGAAGACTGTAGCAGGGGTGGCTGGGCTGCTGAGACTGAGGGACCCACTGTCTCCTGCCAGTGAGAGAAACAGAAGGTACACAGGAAGCCAG GGCCCCGTGGGCCTGATGGGAATAGATGAACTCCACACCTCATGGATGAGCAGCTCTGACTGGAAAATGG AGAAACCAACagtaggaggggagaggggggggctgGGCCTCCTCCAGGGAGCCTCTCCCCCTCTGAGAAAACACAG TGGCTCAGTGCTGGGTCCAGGGAACCCAGAccgagggagagacggagacgaGCCCCAGAGACGCTCCCTCCAGCTCCTGCCCAGTCGGCCTACCCTGGGGGTGGGGATTGGGACAGGACCCCGCAGCTCAGACCTACTCCCGCCCACCCCTAACCGCACCCACAGACAGTGCTTGGCAGTGGAGGAG GCTCTGAAGGAGAGTGATAAGGAGCACTACAGACGGCTTCTGGAGATGGTGTCCGATAAATACAGCAAGAGCCAACCGCTGCCCTTCACCCGCACCAAACCCCAGGG GGCAACATTTACACAGGATGGACATAGAATGGCCATTTTGGGAAGAACCTATGAGTCTGTGACCCCAAAGACAGGACCTCTCAGAG CCAACCCCAGTGTGTATATGTGGAGAGATACATCCTCAGCCAAACAAACCAGAGACATGAGAGGAGAGTTGTGGCTCAGTAAGCCTCTCAGCGCAGCTGTGGATACACAACCTGCCAGTAATGCAACG aAGCAGCCAGAGCTGGATCTCTCTGCAGAGGTGGCAGCAAGACTCAACCTGGTTGACAGAGAGAagccaacacacactgacacactcaacAGTGCTGAGGAGCTCCCCAGGTTCAGCAAG GAGATGGCTGTGGAGGTGAGTCGTGCCCTGTCCCAGAGGGATCCTAACCTGGTCCTGAGCTCAGCCTTCAAGCTATGCATCACACAGAGAGACTTGGCCTCTCTACAGGAAGGGAGCTGGCTCAACGATGAG gtgattAACTTCTACCTGTCCCTAGTAATGATTCATAGCAGTAGTGCGGGGCAAGGGCTGAAGGTCTACTCCTTCAGTACTTTCTTCTTCCCCAAACTTCATGGAGGGGGGCACTCCGCCGTGAAGCGATGGACCAAAGCTGTGGACCTCTTCCAGTATGACATCATCCTGGTTCCGCTGCACCTGGGAGTCCACTGGTCACTGGCT GTGATAAACTTTAACTCCAGGACCGTGAGGTCCTATGACTCTATGGGACAGAGACATGACGACATCTGCAGCCTCTTACT GCTGTACCTGAGAGAGGAGCACAAGGCCAGGAAGAACCAAGATCTGGACGCGTGCAAGTGGACAGTGGGCAGCTTGAGGGCCAGC gagatcCCTCAACAGAAGAATGGCAGTGATTGTGGAGTGTTTGCCTGTAAATATGCTGACTATATCGCCCAGGGGCGGCCTCTCAACTTCCGACAG TGTCACATGCCCCTGTTCAGGAAGCTGATGATCTGGGAGATTCTCAACCAGAGGCTTCTGTAA
- the LOC109906734 gene encoding sentrin-specific protease 2 isoform X4, whose translation MYGWVVDGLSSLFEPITGQKHSGWPGLNVGGEIDSQRQDSNARPTKRNYQSIHVSGNVSQSEPVAIKRRRKDIISFVKKTVAGVAGLLRLRDPLSPASERNRRYTGSQGPVGLMGIDELHTSWMSSSDWKMEKPTVGGERGGLGLLQGASPPLRKHSGSVLGPGNPDRGRDGDEPQRRSLQLLPSRPTLGVGIGTGPRSSDLLPPTPNRTHRQCLAVEEALKESDKEHYRRLLEMVSDKYSKSQPLPFTRTKPQGATFTQDGHRMAILGRTYESVTPKTGPLRANPSVYMWRDTSSAKQTRDMRGELWLSKPLSAAVDTQPASNATQKQPELDLSAEVAARLNLVDREKPTHTDTLNSAEELPRFSKEMAVEVSRALSQRDPNLVLSSAFKLCITQRDLASLQEGSWLNDEVINFNSRTVRSYDSMGQRHDDICSLLLLYLREEHKARKNQDLDACKWTVGSLRASEIPQQKNGSDCGVFACKYADYIAQGRPLNFRQCHMPLFRKLMIWEILNQRLL comes from the exons ATGTACGGATGGGTAGTTGACGGACTATCGTCGCTTTTCGAGCCTATAACCGGGCAAAAACATTCCGGTTGGCCTGGTTTGAACGTTGGCGGGGAGATAGACTCGCAACGGCAGGATAGCAACGCCAGGCCAACCAAAAGGAACTACCAGAG CATTCATGTTTCAGGAAATGTTAGCCAGAGTGAACCAGTGGCGATCAAGAGACGGAGAAAAG ACATCATTAGTTTTGTGAAGAAGACTGTAGCAGGGGTGGCTGGGCTGCTGAGACTGAGGGACCCACTGTCTCCTGCCAGTGAGAGAAACAGAAGGTACACAGGAAGCCAG GGCCCCGTGGGCCTGATGGGAATAGATGAACTCCACACCTCATGGATGAGCAGCTCTGACTGGAAAATGG AGAAACCAACagtaggaggggagaggggggggctgGGCCTCCTCCAGGGAGCCTCTCCCCCTCTGAGAAAACACAG TGGCTCAGTGCTGGGTCCAGGGAACCCAGAccgagggagagacggagacgaGCCCCAGAGACGCTCCCTCCAGCTCCTGCCCAGTCGGCCTACCCTGGGGGTGGGGATTGGGACAGGACCCCGCAGCTCAGACCTACTCCCGCCCACCCCTAACCGCACCCACAGACAGTGCTTGGCAGTGGAGGAG GCTCTGAAGGAGAGTGATAAGGAGCACTACAGACGGCTTCTGGAGATGGTGTCCGATAAATACAGCAAGAGCCAACCGCTGCCCTTCACCCGCACCAAACCCCAGGG GGCAACATTTACACAGGATGGACATAGAATGGCCATTTTGGGAAGAACCTATGAGTCTGTGACCCCAAAGACAGGACCTCTCAGAG CCAACCCCAGTGTGTATATGTGGAGAGATACATCCTCAGCCAAACAAACCAGAGACATGAGAGGAGAGTTGTGGCTCAGTAAGCCTCTCAGCGCAGCTGTGGATACACAACCTGCCAGTAATGCAACG cagaAGCAGCCAGAGCTGGATCTCTCTGCAGAGGTGGCAGCAAGACTCAACCTGGTTGACAGAGAGAagccaacacacactgacacactcaacAGTGCTGAGGAGCTCCCCAGGTTCAGCAAG GAGATGGCTGTGGAGGTGAGTCGTGCCCTGTCCCAGAGGGATCCTAACCTGGTCCTGAGCTCAGCCTTCAAGCTATGCATCACACAGAGAGACTTGGCCTCTCTACAGGAAGGGAGCTGGCTCAACGATGAG GTGATAAACTTTAACTCCAGGACCGTGAGGTCCTATGACTCTATGGGACAGAGACATGACGACATCTGCAGCCTCTTACT GCTGTACCTGAGAGAGGAGCACAAGGCCAGGAAGAACCAAGATCTGGACGCGTGCAAGTGGACAGTGGGCAGCTTGAGGGCCAGC gagatcCCTCAACAGAAGAATGGCAGTGATTGTGGAGTGTTTGCCTGTAAATATGCTGACTATATCGCCCAGGGGCGGCCTCTCAACTTCCGACAG TGTCACATGCCCCTGTTCAGGAAGCTGATGATCTGGGAGATTCTCAACCAGAGGCTTCTGTAA
- the LOC109906734 gene encoding sentrin-specific protease 2 isoform X1, translated as MYGWVVDGLSSLFEPITGQKHSGWPGLNVGGEIDSQRQDSNARPTKRNYQSIHVSGNVSQSEPVAIKRRRKDIISFVKKTVAGVAGLLRLRDPLSPASERNRRYTGSQGPVGLMGIDELHTSWMSSSDWKMEKPTVGGERGGLGLLQGASPPLRKHSGSVLGPGNPDRGRDGDEPQRRSLQLLPSRPTLGVGIGTGPRSSDLLPPTPNRTHRQCLAVEEALKESDKEHYRRLLEMVSDKYSKSQPLPFTRTKPQGATFTQDGHRMAILGRTYESVTPKTGPLRANPSVYMWRDTSSAKQTRDMRGELWLSKPLSAAVDTQPASNATQKQPELDLSAEVAARLNLVDREKPTHTDTLNSAEELPRFSKEMAVEVSRALSQRDPNLVLSSAFKLCITQRDLASLQEGSWLNDEVINFYLSLVMIHSSSAGQGLKVYSFSTFFFPKLHGGGHSAVKRWTKAVDLFQYDIILVPLHLGVHWSLAVINFNSRTVRSYDSMGQRHDDICSLLLLYLREEHKARKNQDLDACKWTVGSLRASEIPQQKNGSDCGVFACKYADYIAQGRPLNFRQCHMPLFRKLMIWEILNQRLL; from the exons ATGTACGGATGGGTAGTTGACGGACTATCGTCGCTTTTCGAGCCTATAACCGGGCAAAAACATTCCGGTTGGCCTGGTTTGAACGTTGGCGGGGAGATAGACTCGCAACGGCAGGATAGCAACGCCAGGCCAACCAAAAGGAACTACCAGAG CATTCATGTTTCAGGAAATGTTAGCCAGAGTGAACCAGTGGCGATCAAGAGACGGAGAAAAG ACATCATTAGTTTTGTGAAGAAGACTGTAGCAGGGGTGGCTGGGCTGCTGAGACTGAGGGACCCACTGTCTCCTGCCAGTGAGAGAAACAGAAGGTACACAGGAAGCCAG GGCCCCGTGGGCCTGATGGGAATAGATGAACTCCACACCTCATGGATGAGCAGCTCTGACTGGAAAATGG AGAAACCAACagtaggaggggagaggggggggctgGGCCTCCTCCAGGGAGCCTCTCCCCCTCTGAGAAAACACAG TGGCTCAGTGCTGGGTCCAGGGAACCCAGAccgagggagagacggagacgaGCCCCAGAGACGCTCCCTCCAGCTCCTGCCCAGTCGGCCTACCCTGGGGGTGGGGATTGGGACAGGACCCCGCAGCTCAGACCTACTCCCGCCCACCCCTAACCGCACCCACAGACAGTGCTTGGCAGTGGAGGAG GCTCTGAAGGAGAGTGATAAGGAGCACTACAGACGGCTTCTGGAGATGGTGTCCGATAAATACAGCAAGAGCCAACCGCTGCCCTTCACCCGCACCAAACCCCAGGG GGCAACATTTACACAGGATGGACATAGAATGGCCATTTTGGGAAGAACCTATGAGTCTGTGACCCCAAAGACAGGACCTCTCAGAG CCAACCCCAGTGTGTATATGTGGAGAGATACATCCTCAGCCAAACAAACCAGAGACATGAGAGGAGAGTTGTGGCTCAGTAAGCCTCTCAGCGCAGCTGTGGATACACAACCTGCCAGTAATGCAACG cagaAGCAGCCAGAGCTGGATCTCTCTGCAGAGGTGGCAGCAAGACTCAACCTGGTTGACAGAGAGAagccaacacacactgacacactcaacAGTGCTGAGGAGCTCCCCAGGTTCAGCAAG GAGATGGCTGTGGAGGTGAGTCGTGCCCTGTCCCAGAGGGATCCTAACCTGGTCCTGAGCTCAGCCTTCAAGCTATGCATCACACAGAGAGACTTGGCCTCTCTACAGGAAGGGAGCTGGCTCAACGATGAG gtgattAACTTCTACCTGTCCCTAGTAATGATTCATAGCAGTAGTGCGGGGCAAGGGCTGAAGGTCTACTCCTTCAGTACTTTCTTCTTCCCCAAACTTCATGGAGGGGGGCACTCCGCCGTGAAGCGATGGACCAAAGCTGTGGACCTCTTCCAGTATGACATCATCCTGGTTCCGCTGCACCTGGGAGTCCACTGGTCACTGGCT GTGATAAACTTTAACTCCAGGACCGTGAGGTCCTATGACTCTATGGGACAGAGACATGACGACATCTGCAGCCTCTTACT GCTGTACCTGAGAGAGGAGCACAAGGCCAGGAAGAACCAAGATCTGGACGCGTGCAAGTGGACAGTGGGCAGCTTGAGGGCCAGC gagatcCCTCAACAGAAGAATGGCAGTGATTGTGGAGTGTTTGCCTGTAAATATGCTGACTATATCGCCCAGGGGCGGCCTCTCAACTTCCGACAG TGTCACATGCCCCTGTTCAGGAAGCTGATGATCTGGGAGATTCTCAACCAGAGGCTTCTGTAA
- the LOC109906734 gene encoding sentrin-specific protease 2 isoform X5 yields MYGWVVDGLSSLFEPITGQKHSGWPGLNVGGEIDSQRQDSNARPTKRNYQSIHVSGNVSQSEPVAIKRRRKDIISFVKKTVAGVAGLLRLRDPLSPASERNRRYTGSQGPVGLMGIDELHTSWMSSSDWKMEKPTVGGERGGLGLLQGASPPLRKHSGSVLGPGNPDRGRDGDEPQRRSLQLLPSRPTLGVGIGTGPRSSDLLPPTPNRTHRQCLAVEEALKESDKEHYRRLLEMVSDKYSKSQPLPFTRTKPQGATFTQDGHRMAILGRTYESVTPKTGPLRANPSVYMWRDTSSAKQTRDMRGELWLSKPLSAAVDTQPASNATKQPELDLSAEVAARLNLVDREKPTHTDTLNSAEELPRFSKEMAVEVSRALSQRDPNLVLSSAFKLCITQRDLASLQEGSWLNDEVINFNSRTVRSYDSMGQRHDDICSLLLLYLREEHKARKNQDLDACKWTVGSLRASEIPQQKNGSDCGVFACKYADYIAQGRPLNFRQCHMPLFRKLMIWEILNQRLL; encoded by the exons ATGTACGGATGGGTAGTTGACGGACTATCGTCGCTTTTCGAGCCTATAACCGGGCAAAAACATTCCGGTTGGCCTGGTTTGAACGTTGGCGGGGAGATAGACTCGCAACGGCAGGATAGCAACGCCAGGCCAACCAAAAGGAACTACCAGAG CATTCATGTTTCAGGAAATGTTAGCCAGAGTGAACCAGTGGCGATCAAGAGACGGAGAAAAG ACATCATTAGTTTTGTGAAGAAGACTGTAGCAGGGGTGGCTGGGCTGCTGAGACTGAGGGACCCACTGTCTCCTGCCAGTGAGAGAAACAGAAGGTACACAGGAAGCCAG GGCCCCGTGGGCCTGATGGGAATAGATGAACTCCACACCTCATGGATGAGCAGCTCTGACTGGAAAATGG AGAAACCAACagtaggaggggagaggggggggctgGGCCTCCTCCAGGGAGCCTCTCCCCCTCTGAGAAAACACAG TGGCTCAGTGCTGGGTCCAGGGAACCCAGAccgagggagagacggagacgaGCCCCAGAGACGCTCCCTCCAGCTCCTGCCCAGTCGGCCTACCCTGGGGGTGGGGATTGGGACAGGACCCCGCAGCTCAGACCTACTCCCGCCCACCCCTAACCGCACCCACAGACAGTGCTTGGCAGTGGAGGAG GCTCTGAAGGAGAGTGATAAGGAGCACTACAGACGGCTTCTGGAGATGGTGTCCGATAAATACAGCAAGAGCCAACCGCTGCCCTTCACCCGCACCAAACCCCAGGG GGCAACATTTACACAGGATGGACATAGAATGGCCATTTTGGGAAGAACCTATGAGTCTGTGACCCCAAAGACAGGACCTCTCAGAG CCAACCCCAGTGTGTATATGTGGAGAGATACATCCTCAGCCAAACAAACCAGAGACATGAGAGGAGAGTTGTGGCTCAGTAAGCCTCTCAGCGCAGCTGTGGATACACAACCTGCCAGTAATGCAACG aAGCAGCCAGAGCTGGATCTCTCTGCAGAGGTGGCAGCAAGACTCAACCTGGTTGACAGAGAGAagccaacacacactgacacactcaacAGTGCTGAGGAGCTCCCCAGGTTCAGCAAG GAGATGGCTGTGGAGGTGAGTCGTGCCCTGTCCCAGAGGGATCCTAACCTGGTCCTGAGCTCAGCCTTCAAGCTATGCATCACACAGAGAGACTTGGCCTCTCTACAGGAAGGGAGCTGGCTCAACGATGAG GTGATAAACTTTAACTCCAGGACCGTGAGGTCCTATGACTCTATGGGACAGAGACATGACGACATCTGCAGCCTCTTACT GCTGTACCTGAGAGAGGAGCACAAGGCCAGGAAGAACCAAGATCTGGACGCGTGCAAGTGGACAGTGGGCAGCTTGAGGGCCAGC gagatcCCTCAACAGAAGAATGGCAGTGATTGTGGAGTGTTTGCCTGTAAATATGCTGACTATATCGCCCAGGGGCGGCCTCTCAACTTCCGACAG TGTCACATGCCCCTGTTCAGGAAGCTGATGATCTGGGAGATTCTCAACCAGAGGCTTCTGTAA